The following are from one region of the Amycolatopsis sp. QT-25 genome:
- a CDS encoding LysR family transcriptional regulator, producing MDVELRHLRVVCAVADAGSITRAAIALGSTQPALTAAVQRIERAFGGTLFVRGRDGVFPTAFGECVLRRARAVLAAADTMHRDAARWLAEGDGRPVALGGIGGSMVVELADRLGDAGRGQAVSVTTEFSPSRLLDLVAGGQLDAAVVADYPGHRLPSAPGVRSRPLATQPVFVAIAADHPAARHGELGLADLAGERWVLGPSDGAGWPECFEEACARAGFRPKVAHRSTELRPLQRLIAAGRAISPCQVTFPASPGIAIRALAGDPLWMRYLIVWSLEGAFGGDSDALVAAAEAAYRSDTESSLTYRHWLARRGEPLAARRAIG from the coding sequence ATGGACGTCGAGTTACGTCACCTGCGCGTGGTGTGCGCCGTCGCCGACGCGGGCAGCATCACGCGCGCGGCGATCGCCCTCGGGAGCACCCAGCCCGCGCTGACCGCCGCCGTGCAACGGATCGAGCGCGCGTTCGGCGGCACCCTGTTCGTCCGCGGCCGGGACGGCGTCTTCCCGACGGCGTTCGGCGAATGCGTGCTCCGCCGCGCGCGGGCCGTTCTCGCCGCGGCGGACACGATGCACCGGGACGCGGCACGCTGGCTCGCGGAAGGCGATGGACGTCCTGTCGCGTTGGGTGGGATCGGCGGTTCGATGGTCGTGGAACTGGCGGACCGGCTCGGTGATGCCGGCCGCGGGCAAGCGGTTTCGGTGACCACCGAGTTCTCGCCGTCGCGGCTACTGGATCTCGTGGCCGGTGGACAGCTCGACGCCGCCGTCGTCGCCGACTATCCCGGGCACCGCCTGCCGTCCGCGCCGGGGGTGAGGTCACGGCCGCTGGCCACGCAACCGGTGTTCGTGGCGATCGCCGCGGACCATCCGGCCGCCCGTCACGGCGAGCTGGGCCTCGCCGATCTCGCCGGGGAACGGTGGGTGCTCGGACCGTCCGACGGGGCAGGCTGGCCGGAGTGTTTCGAGGAAGCCTGTGCGCGGGCCGGATTCCGGCCGAAGGTCGCGCACCGGAGCACGGAACTGCGGCCACTGCAACGCCTGATCGCGGCGGGCCGGGCGATTTCCCCTTGCCAGGTCACCTTTCCCGCTTCGCCGGGCATCGCGATCCGCGCGCTGGCGGGAGATCCGTTGTGGATGCGGTATCTGATCGTCTGGAGCCTCGAAGGCGCCTTCGGCGGGGACAGCGACGCCTTGGTCGCCGCGGCCGAGGCGGCTTACCGGTCCGACACCGAAAGCAGCCTCACCTATCGCCACTGGCTCGCCCGCCGCGGTGAACCGCTCGCGGCCCGGCGTGCCATCGGGTGA
- a CDS encoding trypsin-like serine protease has product MRLRALLAAAVLTISTAPAALAAPDVAHGTDVPLGRFGFVAKIAMTKIPRPDGSTYTSYCTGALVAPGWVATTGHCFHDAHRKRVAGKVPYPTMVTLGLVDEAIESGVARRATEVLQAKENDVALIKLDTPVTTVTPLSVHRALPKAGQQLTLAGWGSLTVTNPTPATRMQQGTVQVATVAPTTLGVRGAAPSTTTSACTYDSGAPYFVPEGKGGALVSLETTGPNCPHAGIETTSRVDVVADWIATHTG; this is encoded by the coding sequence TTGCGTCTGCGCGCCCTGCTGGCCGCCGCTGTCCTGACCATCTCCACCGCTCCGGCCGCGCTCGCCGCGCCGGACGTCGCCCACGGCACCGACGTCCCACTGGGACGGTTCGGGTTCGTCGCGAAGATCGCGATGACGAAGATCCCCCGCCCGGACGGCTCGACCTACACCAGCTACTGCACGGGTGCGCTGGTCGCGCCCGGCTGGGTCGCCACGACCGGGCACTGCTTCCACGACGCGCACCGCAAGCGGGTCGCGGGCAAGGTGCCGTATCCGACGATGGTGACGCTGGGCCTGGTCGACGAAGCGATCGAATCGGGTGTGGCCCGCAGGGCGACCGAAGTGCTGCAGGCGAAGGAGAACGACGTCGCCCTCATCAAGCTGGACACCCCCGTGACCACGGTGACCCCGCTGTCGGTGCACCGCGCGCTGCCGAAGGCCGGCCAGCAGTTGACGCTGGCGGGCTGGGGCAGTTTGACCGTCACGAATCCCACCCCGGCGACCCGGATGCAGCAAGGCACCGTCCAGGTGGCGACGGTGGCCCCGACGACGCTCGGGGTGCGCGGTGCCGCGCCGTCGACCACGACCAGCGCCTGCACCTACGACTCGGGCGCGCCGTACTTCGTTCCGGAAGGCAAGGGCGGCGCGCTGGTCTCCCTGGAAACGACCGGACCGAATTGCCCGCACGCCGGAATCGAGACGACCTCCCGCGTGGACGTCGTCGCGGACTGGATCGCCACCCATACGGGCTAG
- a CDS encoding helix-turn-helix domain-containing protein, with the protein MSSDGLGAQLRRLGVGETAARTYLRMLESAPVTAEGLAWREDDAETVQLALKELADAGLAVPSGVDGAEFLPANPSEALTALTTRRQAELHEARLAVQTAYRAFRRAHSGMPNAQDLLEVVTGDAIIPRLRQLATSVRHQVRRLDSPPYFTGGRRNPLEEEQLRRGIGYRCVYSGASFGDPGYLAENILPCLRAGERARLLPELPVKLTLFDDRAATIALTIREADRNQSIVVVRPCSLFSALEGLFETSWAAALPLDRQGRTAEQPIRPVERELLILLAAGRKDDEIAAALGVSRRTLFRYLESLMDRAGVSSRFQLGVFAAHNGWL; encoded by the coding sequence GTGTCCTCGGACGGGCTCGGCGCGCAGTTGCGCAGACTGGGCGTCGGCGAGACCGCCGCCCGGACCTACCTCCGGATGCTGGAGTCCGCCCCCGTCACCGCCGAGGGATTGGCCTGGCGGGAGGACGACGCGGAGACGGTGCAGCTGGCACTGAAAGAACTGGCCGACGCCGGACTCGCGGTACCGTCCGGAGTGGACGGCGCAGAGTTCCTCCCCGCGAACCCCAGCGAAGCACTGACGGCGCTGACCACCCGGCGGCAGGCCGAACTGCACGAGGCGCGACTCGCGGTCCAGACCGCGTATCGCGCCTTCCGGCGGGCACATTCGGGAATGCCGAACGCGCAGGACCTGCTCGAAGTGGTCACCGGCGACGCCATCATCCCCCGGCTGCGGCAGCTCGCGACCTCGGTGCGGCATCAGGTGCGCCGTCTCGATTCCCCGCCCTACTTCACCGGCGGCCGCCGGAACCCACTGGAGGAGGAACAACTGCGGCGCGGGATCGGCTATCGCTGTGTCTACAGTGGAGCGTCGTTCGGTGATCCCGGCTATCTCGCCGAGAACATCCTGCCATGCCTGCGGGCGGGCGAACGGGCCCGGCTGCTTCCGGAACTCCCGGTGAAATTGACGCTCTTCGACGACCGTGCGGCCACCATCGCGCTGACCATCCGCGAAGCCGATCGCAACCAGTCCATCGTCGTGGTGCGTCCGTGCAGCCTCTTCTCCGCACTGGAAGGACTGTTCGAAACGTCCTGGGCCGCGGCGCTCCCCCTCGACCGGCAAGGACGGACGGCCGAGCAACCGATCCGGCCGGTCGAACGGGAGCTGCTCATCCTGCTCGCCGCCGGGCGCAAGGACGACGAGATCGCCGCCGCGCTCGGCGTCAGCAGGCGCACCCTGTTCCGCTACCTGGAAAGCCTGATGGACCGCGCGGGCGTCTCCAGCAGGTTCCAGCTCGGGGTGTTCGCCGCCCACAACGGCTGGCTCTGA
- a CDS encoding trypsin-like serine protease — protein MRIRGLLTALLCAAGLTTVAPAVGAAPIIDGEYARSGPWAAMIEQNGEQWCSGSIISARWVLTAQHCIDEPGAEYSVRVGDVDHQAGTYAAVAGIYTPSNGADIALLRLDRSVSTTYAPLGTSVAVGDTEYVYGWGYNEDGDLQRYLKVARMAVTSVGSGLIKAGRGNGLTNGGDSGGPVFVGGKQVGVHIAGNKVDSSTHTAISAHRTWIRDTSGV, from the coding sequence ATGCGTATCCGAGGTCTCCTCACCGCTCTGCTGTGCGCGGCGGGGCTCACGACGGTCGCTCCGGCAGTCGGCGCGGCCCCCATCATCGACGGCGAATACGCCCGGTCCGGCCCGTGGGCGGCCATGATCGAACAGAACGGCGAGCAGTGGTGCTCCGGTTCGATCATCAGCGCACGCTGGGTGCTCACCGCCCAGCACTGCATCGACGAACCCGGCGCCGAGTACTCCGTCCGGGTGGGCGATGTCGACCACCAAGCCGGGACGTACGCCGCCGTGGCCGGCATCTACACGCCCTCCAATGGCGCCGACATCGCACTGCTGCGGCTCGACCGCTCGGTGAGCACGACCTATGCGCCCCTCGGCACTTCCGTCGCCGTCGGCGACACCGAATACGTCTATGGCTGGGGCTACAACGAAGACGGCGACCTGCAGCGGTACCTCAAGGTCGCCCGGATGGCGGTGACCAGTGTCGGGAGTGGACTGATCAAGGCCGGCCGAGGCAACGGACTCACCAACGGCGGTGACTCGGGCGGGCCGGTTTTCGTCGGCGGCAAGCAGGTCGGCGTGCACATCGCCGGGAACAAGGTGGACAGTTCGACGCATACCGCGATCTCGGCGCACCGCACCTGGATCCGCGACACTTCGGGCGTCTAA
- a CDS encoding chlorophyllase: MSTTPVLSLAPVVLPTPDRAVDLQLRISAPTSGNELPVVLLSHGQGPSNHLSSLNGYAPLVNYWAAHGFVVIQPTHLSSRTLNLPSGDPEAPLYQRSRAVDMSRILDRLDEIEGAVPSLRGRLDRDRIAVAGHSMGGHTASLLLGARYTDPHSGTEVDVAEPRISAGVLLAAPGRGGDAVTEFVAENHPFFLSADFSAMTTPALVVAGDKDASTHLTVRGPDWHTDPYFLAPGRKTLLTLFDAEHGLGGVSGYDVAETTDENLDRVAAVQRLTWAYLRSELYPGEGAWQVACEELAAVPDPLGRVEAKEVDTPPARR; encoded by the coding sequence ATGAGCACCACGCCTGTCCTTTCGCTCGCTCCGGTGGTCCTGCCGACGCCGGATCGCGCCGTGGACCTGCAACTTCGGATCTCCGCACCGACGAGCGGAAACGAGCTGCCGGTCGTCCTGCTGTCCCACGGCCAAGGCCCGTCGAACCATCTCTCGTCGCTGAACGGCTACGCCCCGCTCGTGAACTACTGGGCGGCGCACGGCTTCGTCGTCATCCAGCCCACGCATCTGAGCTCGCGGACACTGAACCTGCCCTCCGGCGATCCGGAAGCACCGCTGTACCAACGGTCCAGGGCCGTGGACATGAGCCGGATCCTCGATCGGCTCGACGAGATCGAGGGCGCCGTTCCCTCGCTGCGCGGCCGGCTGGACCGGGACAGGATCGCCGTGGCCGGGCATTCGATGGGCGGGCACACCGCGAGCCTTCTGCTGGGCGCCCGCTACACCGACCCCCACAGCGGTACGGAGGTCGACGTCGCCGAACCCCGGATCTCGGCAGGCGTCCTGCTCGCCGCGCCCGGCCGCGGTGGTGACGCCGTCACCGAATTCGTGGCCGAGAACCATCCCTTCTTCCTCAGCGCCGACTTCTCCGCGATGACGACGCCCGCGCTCGTCGTCGCCGGGGACAAGGACGCCTCCACCCACCTGACGGTTCGCGGTCCGGACTGGCACACCGACCCGTACTTCCTCGCGCCGGGCCGCAAGACGCTGCTCACCTTGTTCGACGCGGAGCACGGGCTCGGTGGGGTGTCCGGCTACGACGTCGCCGAGACGACGGACGAGAACCTCGATCGCGTGGCCGCGGTGCAGCGCCTCACCTGGGCGTACTTGCGCTCCGAGCTCTACCCGGGAGAGGGCGCCTGGCAAGTGGCGTGCGAGGAGCTGGCCGCGGTGCCGGATCCGCTCGGCCGGGTCGAGGCGAAGGAGGTCGACACACCGCCGGCCCGACGGTGA
- a CDS encoding ATP-binding protein — protein sequence MGITGTRQAYEFPAGIAPPLGKVRAWLREQLGGVGRSTIADTELLTTELVTNAHEHANGVRELRVSLPSNRDVVRVEVDDHRPLLRPHRVAKQDPASPHGRGLALVEAISSRWGVNTGAGYKTVWAEIPVL from the coding sequence GTGGGTATCACGGGAACAAGGCAGGCTTACGAATTCCCCGCCGGTATCGCCCCGCCTTTGGGAAAGGTGCGGGCCTGGCTGCGAGAGCAGCTCGGCGGGGTCGGTCGCTCGACCATCGCGGACACCGAACTGCTGACCACCGAACTGGTCACCAACGCGCACGAACACGCGAACGGCGTCCGCGAACTCAGGGTCTCCCTGCCCTCGAACAGGGACGTCGTGCGCGTGGAGGTCGATGACCACCGCCCGCTCCTGCGGCCGCACCGCGTGGCCAAACAGGATCCGGCCAGCCCCCACGGGCGAGGGCTGGCGCTGGTCGAGGCGATCAGCAGCCGGTGGGGCGTGAACACCGGCGCCGGATACAAAACGGTGTGGGCGGAGATCCCGGTGCTCTGA
- a CDS encoding Rid family hydrolase, whose translation MPQPEFFATPGYGDRQLAEMRYSQAVRVGDRIEISGQGGWDDDLNFPEDLEEEIVRAFGNVGRTLATAGATWHEVIAVHSYHVPETPGFLGEVHNRVMVEQFREHLGDRAPIWTAIGVPALGAPGMRVEIRVTAVAGRSRV comes from the coding sequence ATGCCCCAGCCGGAGTTCTTCGCCACTCCCGGATACGGTGACCGGCAACTCGCCGAGATGCGCTACAGCCAGGCGGTGCGCGTCGGCGATCGCATCGAGATCTCGGGACAAGGCGGCTGGGACGACGACCTGAACTTTCCCGAGGACCTGGAAGAGGAGATCGTCCGGGCCTTCGGGAACGTCGGACGGACCCTCGCCACCGCGGGCGCCACCTGGCATGAGGTGATCGCCGTGCACTCGTACCACGTCCCGGAGACGCCGGGTTTCCTCGGCGAGGTCCACAACCGCGTGATGGTCGAGCAGTTCCGCGAGCACCTGGGCGACCGCGCACCGATCTGGACGGCGATCGGCGTCCCCGCTCTCGGTGCGCCGGGAATGCGGGTCGAGATCAGGGTCACCGCGGTCGCCGGACGGTCCCGCGTGTGA
- a CDS encoding MarR family transcriptional regulator, with protein MATPDPDEALWLTPAEKEAWTGLVSLVLLLPGRLESPLQHDAGLTLFEYLTLSHISEAPERRLRMSELAYLANGSLSRLSNVVKRFEQRGWVNRTPDPSDGRYTLAVLTDDGYDVVAAAAPTHVRSVRDLVLDPLTPEDQQALARIAAKLRTRPVDLA; from the coding sequence ATGGCCACCCCGGACCCGGACGAAGCACTGTGGCTGACCCCTGCCGAAAAGGAGGCATGGACCGGACTGGTCTCTTTGGTCCTCCTGCTGCCGGGACGGCTGGAGTCACCGTTGCAGCACGACGCCGGGCTGACCTTGTTCGAATATCTGACCCTCAGCCATATTTCCGAGGCCCCGGAGCGGCGCCTGCGGATGAGCGAACTGGCCTACCTCGCGAACGGCTCGCTCTCGCGCCTGTCCAATGTGGTCAAACGCTTCGAACAACGAGGCTGGGTGAACCGGACCCCTGACCCGAGTGACGGCCGGTACACCCTCGCCGTGCTCACGGACGACGGCTACGACGTCGTGGCCGCGGCGGCGCCCACGCACGTCCGTTCGGTGCGGGATCTCGTCCTCGACCCCTTGACCCCGGAGGATCAGCAGGCGCTTGCCCGGATCGCCGCCAAACTACGGACGCGGCCGGTCGATCTCGCTTAG
- a CDS encoding Calx-beta domain-containing protein produces the protein MSRRPLSVVLTAVTAMLASTAVAAAAPPGVDPATVDLTLDAGQSTTVTKNVTTSAVPPNPDLVLLADTTGSMGGPIGNVRANAGAITGDVLAAQPTAQFGVAEYKDFTDSVPFKVNQGITGDTTAVQAGINQWVASGGGDTPEANLNALYQLATGAVAFRPDGTRIVAWFGDAPSHDPSGGHTLAQTIAALQAAKIRVVAVNVGNLDATGQATAITSATGGVLLNNVPAGQVSQAILDGIKSIEVTVTPKVTSCDPQLTVTNDPGSVTVASGEVATFTETIAASAGAAPGTYQCVVDYQVDGVSRGYVETTTVRVLGLSIDDVTVAEGSGGAQVPATFTVSLLGGPSPNPVTVQYATANGTATAPADYAAANGTVTFAPGQTARPVTVLVDPDTVDEPNETFTVHLSAPSGAGLLDATGVGTIVDDDRDGVFSCTGTAANVLGVTAAQANPANLPCADDSSTVAAATLNAGLIKVETKVLTASTDLTPDDQSAAPAAGDRALASARIDKTVISTLGLTVELGVIQSQATATCQPSPGGLAPVLAGSSNVASLKINGESITVGSAPLTIPLVIGSLKLNGQTMANGVVKQQAVALDTVLTKIVLAESQADLHGTSAHPAGNPCRR, from the coding sequence ATGTCACGAAGACCATTGTCAGTCGTTCTGACCGCCGTCACGGCGATGCTCGCGTCCACCGCGGTCGCCGCCGCGGCCCCGCCGGGAGTCGATCCGGCCACGGTCGACCTCACCCTCGACGCGGGGCAGAGCACGACCGTGACCAAGAACGTGACGACCTCGGCGGTACCGCCGAATCCTGATCTGGTCCTGCTCGCGGACACCACGGGCAGCATGGGCGGGCCGATCGGCAACGTGCGGGCGAACGCCGGTGCCATCACCGGCGACGTGCTCGCCGCACAGCCGACCGCGCAGTTCGGCGTCGCCGAGTACAAGGACTTCACTGATTCGGTGCCCTTCAAGGTCAACCAGGGCATCACCGGGGACACGACCGCGGTGCAGGCGGGGATCAACCAGTGGGTGGCCTCGGGCGGCGGGGACACCCCGGAGGCGAACCTGAACGCCCTCTACCAGCTGGCCACCGGCGCGGTCGCCTTCCGGCCGGACGGCACCCGCATCGTCGCCTGGTTCGGTGACGCGCCCTCGCACGATCCGAGCGGCGGGCACACGCTGGCCCAGACCATCGCGGCGCTCCAGGCGGCGAAGATCCGCGTGGTCGCCGTCAACGTCGGCAACCTCGACGCCACGGGACAGGCCACCGCCATCACCTCGGCCACGGGCGGTGTCCTGCTGAACAACGTCCCGGCCGGTCAGGTCTCCCAGGCCATCCTGGACGGCATCAAGTCCATCGAGGTCACCGTGACCCCGAAGGTGACCAGTTGCGACCCGCAGCTCACGGTCACCAACGATCCCGGTAGCGTCACGGTGGCCAGCGGCGAGGTCGCCACGTTCACCGAGACGATCGCGGCCTCGGCCGGAGCCGCTCCCGGCACCTACCAGTGTGTCGTCGACTACCAGGTCGACGGCGTTTCGCGGGGGTACGTCGAGACCACGACCGTGCGCGTGCTCGGGTTGAGCATCGACGACGTGACGGTCGCCGAGGGCTCCGGGGGAGCGCAGGTGCCGGCGACGTTCACGGTGTCCCTGCTCGGCGGTCCCAGCCCGAATCCGGTGACGGTCCAGTACGCGACGGCGAACGGCACCGCGACGGCGCCCGCCGACTACGCGGCGGCGAACGGGACGGTCACGTTCGCACCGGGACAGACGGCCAGACCGGTGACGGTCCTGGTCGACCCGGACACCGTCGACGAACCGAACGAGACGTTCACGGTGCACCTCTCGGCCCCGTCGGGCGCCGGTCTCCTCGACGCGACCGGGGTCGGCACGATCGTCGACGACGACCGTGACGGCGTCTTCTCCTGCACGGGTACCGCGGCGAACGTCCTCGGCGTGACCGCGGCCCAGGCCAATCCGGCGAACCTGCCCTGCGCCGACGACAGCAGCACCGTCGCCGCCGCGACGCTGAACGCCGGCCTGATCAAGGTGGAGACCAAGGTGCTGACCGCGTCGACCGACCTCACGCCGGACGACCAGTCGGCGGCTCCGGCCGCGGGCGATCGCGCGCTGGCGTCGGCCAGGATCGACAAGACGGTGATCAGCACGCTCGGGCTGACCGTCGAACTCGGCGTGATCCAGTCGCAGGCCACGGCGACCTGTCAGCCTTCGCCGGGAGGGCTCGCCCCGGTCCTGGCGGGCAGTTCGAACGTCGCCTCGCTGAAGATCAACGGCGAGTCGATCACGGTGGGCTCGGCACCGCTGACCATTCCGCTGGTCATCGGGTCGCTGAAGCTCAACGGCCAGACCATGGCCAACGGTGTCGTGAAGCAGCAGGCCGTCGCGCTGGACACCGTGCTGACGAAGATCGTGCTCGCGGAGTCGCAGGCCGACCTGCACGGAACCTCGGCGCATCCGGCGGGAAACCCCTGCCGCCGCTGA
- the bla gene encoding class A beta-lactamase — MSVTSRRWAALLALSVVSLAACSAPAQPPAATPAPSAPAVSPVSPVSPADRAEFEQLERGFGARLGVYAVDTANGREVAFRADERFAYASTHKVFSAGGVLQRTSIADLDRTVTYDPEDLVVNSPVTEKHVATGMPLRAVMDATLRYSDNTGGNLLFRELGGPEGLNAVLRGIGDTTSHADRIEPELNDTAPGDPRDTSTPRALAVSLRAFALGDALPEDKRKILVDMMRASTTGDQNIRAGVPGWPVADKTGTASYGTRNDIGVVWPPNRAPIVISILTDRADKDAKIDNKLLAQATAAVVEALS; from the coding sequence GTGTCCGTCACTTCTCGCCGCTGGGCCGCGCTACTGGCGCTTTCGGTCGTGTCCCTCGCCGCGTGTTCCGCTCCCGCGCAGCCGCCCGCCGCCACTCCGGCTCCGTCGGCCCCTGCGGTCAGTCCGGTCAGTCCGGTCAGTCCGGCCGACCGAGCCGAGTTCGAGCAGCTCGAACGTGGCTTCGGGGCCCGACTCGGGGTGTACGCGGTGGACACCGCGAACGGCCGCGAGGTCGCCTTCCGCGCCGACGAACGGTTCGCCTATGCCTCGACGCACAAGGTGTTCAGCGCAGGCGGCGTCCTTCAGCGGACGTCGATCGCCGATCTCGATCGCACGGTGACCTACGACCCCGAGGATCTGGTCGTCAATTCGCCGGTCACGGAAAAACACGTGGCGACGGGCATGCCGCTGCGCGCCGTCATGGACGCGACCCTCCGGTACAGCGACAACACCGGCGGCAATCTGCTCTTCCGCGAACTCGGCGGCCCCGAAGGTCTCAACGCGGTGTTGCGCGGCATCGGCGACACCACGAGCCACGCCGACCGGATCGAACCCGAGCTCAACGACACCGCGCCCGGCGACCCGCGGGACACCAGCACACCCCGCGCTCTGGCCGTGAGCCTGCGCGCCTTCGCCCTCGGCGACGCGCTCCCCGAGGACAAGCGCAAGATCCTGGTCGACATGATGCGGGCCAGCACCACCGGCGACCAGAACATCCGGGCAGGCGTCCCCGGCTGGCCGGTCGCCGACAAGACCGGTACGGCTTCCTACGGGACGCGCAACGACATCGGCGTCGTCTGGCCGCCGAACCGGGCGCCGATCGTCATCTCGATCCTGACCGACCGGGCCGACAAGGACGCGAAGATCGACAACAAGCTCCTCGCGCAAGCCACCGCGGCCGTGGTCGAAGCTCTCTCCTGA
- a CDS encoding serine hydrolase — MSRRGGDDVNTETLRTELDDGGLRGSFLVRDLRTGHEIGIDPDLEFPSASLVKIPLAAATLERIRRGELDGAARIDVQPGRATAPGPTGLARFRHPATVAIDDLLYLAMAISDETAADTLFALTPPAEVTRMTREWGVSGITARHPAADFSDTPAERFDPTDVHLAHALAINAGTAGQGHPVPQLDVTRASSGSARAFVHLLEALWKPSEVDAEVAARVRELMGLNLLRQRLSPDFVSDATRWSSKTGTVLNLRHEVGVVEHAAGGMYAIAALTASRVPAAIQPEAEVLMARVARALRDHLREG, encoded by the coding sequence ATGTCTCGGCGCGGAGGAGACGACGTGAACACCGAAACGCTGCGCACCGAACTGGACGACGGCGGCCTGCGAGGTTCGTTCCTGGTGCGCGATCTCCGGACCGGACACGAGATCGGCATCGATCCCGACCTGGAGTTCCCGAGCGCGTCGCTGGTGAAGATCCCGCTCGCCGCGGCGACCCTGGAGCGGATCCGCCGGGGCGAACTGGACGGTGCGGCGCGGATCGACGTCCAGCCGGGACGGGCCACCGCACCGGGGCCGACCGGCCTGGCCCGGTTCCGGCATCCGGCCACGGTGGCGATCGACGACCTGCTCTATCTGGCCATGGCCATCAGCGACGAGACCGCGGCGGACACCCTCTTCGCGCTGACACCGCCCGCCGAGGTCACCAGGATGACGCGCGAATGGGGCGTTTCCGGGATCACCGCGCGGCATCCGGCCGCGGACTTCAGCGACACCCCCGCCGAACGGTTCGACCCCACGGACGTGCACCTCGCGCACGCGCTCGCGATCAACGCGGGCACCGCCGGGCAGGGTCATCCCGTTCCGCAGCTCGACGTCACGCGCGCGAGTTCCGGTTCGGCCCGCGCGTTCGTGCACCTGCTCGAAGCGTTGTGGAAACCGTCCGAAGTGGACGCCGAGGTGGCGGCACGGGTGCGCGAACTCATGGGGCTCAACCTGCTGCGACAGCGGCTGAGCCCCGATTTCGTCTCCGACGCCACGAGATGGTCGTCGAAGACGGGCACGGTGCTGAACCTGCGGCACGAGGTCGGCGTGGTCGAACACGCCGCCGGCGGGATGTACGCGATCGCCGCACTGACCGCGTCCCGGGTGCCGGCGGCGATCCAGCCGGAGGCCGAAGTGCTGATGGCCCGCGTGGCGCGGGCCCTGCGCGACCACTTGCGGGAAGGGTGA
- the ppk2 gene encoding polyphosphate kinase 2, which produces MRDQRLVVDYEDADDPVLLRPDGSPIDTWRENYPYTTRMSREEYEVVKRSLQIELLKLQYWIKDTGGRMAILFEGRDAAGKGGTIKRFTEHLNPRGARVVALSKPTEREQGEWYFQRYVNHLPTEGEIVLFDRSWYNRAGVERVMGYCTDEQYERFMRQAPTFEQMLVDDGIILVKFWFSVSKSEQRTRFLIRQVDPVRQWKLSPNDIKSLDRWDGYTEAKVAMFRSTDTEVAPWTVVKSNDKKRARVEAMRSVLARVAYADKDEEAVGEPDLKVVGAAATLLEEGEDETSLSPTPIAPSPEPDHGPGLHPEVSREE; this is translated from the coding sequence CTGAGAGACCAGCGGCTCGTCGTCGACTACGAAGATGCCGACGATCCGGTCCTGCTCCGCCCCGACGGATCGCCGATCGACACCTGGCGGGAGAACTACCCGTACACGACGCGAATGTCGCGCGAGGAATACGAGGTCGTGAAGCGGTCGCTGCAGATCGAGCTGCTGAAACTGCAGTACTGGATCAAGGACACCGGCGGGCGCATGGCGATCCTGTTCGAAGGACGCGACGCGGCGGGCAAGGGTGGCACCATCAAACGGTTCACCGAACACCTCAACCCGCGCGGCGCGAGAGTGGTGGCGCTGAGCAAGCCCACCGAGCGCGAGCAGGGGGAATGGTACTTCCAGCGCTACGTCAACCACCTGCCCACCGAGGGTGAGATCGTGCTGTTCGACCGATCCTGGTACAACCGCGCCGGCGTCGAACGGGTGATGGGCTACTGCACGGACGAACAGTACGAACGCTTCATGCGGCAGGCGCCGACGTTCGAGCAGATGCTCGTCGACGACGGGATCATTCTCGTCAAATTCTGGTTCTCGGTGTCGAAATCCGAGCAGCGCACCCGGTTCCTCATCCGGCAGGTCGACCCGGTCCGGCAGTGGAAACTGAGTCCCAACGACATCAAGTCGCTCGACCGCTGGGACGGCTACACCGAAGCGAAGGTCGCGATGTTCCGCTCCACCGACACGGAGGTCGCACCGTGGACGGTGGTCAAGAGCAACGACAAGAAACGAGCGCGTGTCGAGGCGATGCGCAGCGTCCTCGCCCGGGTGGCCTACGCGGACAAGGACGAGGAGGCCGTCGGCGAGCCGGATCTGAAGGTGGTCGGCGCCGCGGCGACCCTGCTGGAGGAGGGTGAGGACGAGACGTCGCTCAGCCCGACCCCGATCGCGCCGTCGCCGGAGCCCGATCACGGCCCGGGCCTGCATCCGGAAGTGAGTCGTGAGGAGTAG